One window of the Herbiconiux sp. L3-i23 genome contains the following:
- a CDS encoding ABC transporter substrate-binding protein: MSAFLRSTASEGSTLISRGAKVAAFGAGLLLLASCASSPAETEETTSTEGATGDGVFSVGTILPATGNLAFLGPPEVAGVKAAIADIEATGEEFPFTVELNERDSGDTTTDIATQSAGELVDVGADIVVGAASSGVSFTFIDQLVDAGIVQISPANTSPDFTTYEDDGYYWRTAPSDVLQGRVLGNLIVGDGAENVGIIYINDPYGIGLTDNATEAIESAGGTVTAAVPYNPGDTVFTSQVDEVLATQPDAVAVIAFEETASIIPELVNTQGFPGSGVYFVDGNLSNSYEFQPGTLAGAKGTLPGNPADETFQAKLLEIDPALTDFSYAPESYDAVIVAALAAAQAGDDSGASIRDNLMSVTTEGTECTTFADCLALINEGEDIDYNGISGPIEFDENGDPTEAYIGIYQYGEDNKYTLLNAEFGSLNE; encoded by the coding sequence ATGAGCGCATTCCTCAGGAGCACCGCTTCTGAAGGCTCGACTCTGATCTCTCGCGGAGCGAAGGTCGCCGCATTCGGCGCCGGCCTGCTTCTGCTCGCATCCTGCGCGAGCTCGCCCGCAGAGACCGAGGAGACCACGTCGACCGAGGGCGCGACCGGCGACGGCGTCTTCTCCGTCGGCACCATCCTTCCCGCGACGGGAAACCTCGCGTTCCTCGGTCCGCCCGAGGTCGCCGGTGTCAAGGCCGCCATCGCCGACATCGAGGCCACCGGCGAGGAGTTCCCCTTCACGGTCGAGCTCAACGAGCGCGACTCCGGTGACACCACCACCGACATCGCGACCCAGTCCGCGGGTGAGCTCGTCGACGTCGGTGCCGACATCGTCGTGGGTGCCGCGTCCTCGGGTGTCTCGTTCACCTTCATCGACCAGCTGGTCGACGCGGGCATCGTGCAGATCTCGCCGGCGAACACCTCGCCCGACTTCACCACCTACGAGGACGACGGCTACTACTGGCGCACCGCCCCCTCCGACGTGCTGCAGGGTCGCGTGCTGGGCAACCTCATCGTCGGCGACGGCGCTGAGAACGTCGGCATCATCTACATCAACGACCCGTACGGCATCGGCCTCACCGACAACGCGACCGAGGCCATCGAGTCCGCCGGTGGCACCGTCACCGCGGCGGTGCCCTACAACCCGGGTGACACGGTGTTCACCTCGCAGGTGGACGAGGTCCTCGCGACCCAGCCCGACGCGGTCGCCGTGATCGCGTTCGAGGAGACCGCCTCGATCATCCCCGAGCTCGTCAACACGCAGGGCTTCCCGGGATCGGGCGTCTACTTCGTCGACGGCAACCTCTCGAACAGCTACGAGTTCCAGCCCGGCACCCTCGCCGGCGCGAAGGGCACGCTGCCCGGAAACCCGGCCGACGAGACCTTCCAGGCGAAGCTGCTCGAGATCGACCCGGCGCTCACCGACTTCAGCTACGCGCCGGAGTCGTACGACGCCGTGATCGTCGCCGCGCTCGCCGCCGCTCAGGCCGGTGACGACTCGGGTGCCTCGATCCGCGACAACCTGATGTCCGTCACGACCGAGGGCACCGAGTGCACCACGTTCGCCGACTGCCTCGCGCTCATCAACGAGGGCGAAGACATCGACTACAACG
- a CDS encoding ABC transporter substrate-binding protein, with protein sequence MRQSRSAHALPFLVLGVIAALTACYAPVAAAPEPTPTRTAVVPYGDGVLTIGTLTSTTGALAADGAAQIAGVEAAVRAINEAGGVAGSAVRVFHRDVGDPATATLETSFAELTAKGVDVVIGPADASLLARTLPLAAAARVAVLSLTSAAETDDEADPSAPVVRVLPGPSVAGDAVAVELGDDTAVLVPVDDRGAELVEGAVTARGALGVDADASTVVEMTRGPARIASQSADADTVVVAGDAADDIAGAVASLLAAGVPSSRILIAGAVPDLTAVAAAAEGVRILGSGSVPNDAFGATLLAMDPALSSSALSSIAVTSTALAAEAYDATVLAALAAVTAGDDGGESVVAALPAASTTWIPCASYAECLSVLQTEDDIDYQGVSGPFDFDEQGRASSAALPLFTVAADGRPVYERAVLVRAASSM encoded by the coding sequence ATGAGGCAATCGCGCAGTGCTCATGCTCTGCCCTTCCTCGTGCTCGGCGTCATCGCGGCGCTGACCGCCTGCTACGCGCCCGTCGCGGCGGCTCCTGAGCCGACGCCGACCCGCACCGCGGTCGTCCCGTACGGCGACGGTGTGCTCACCATCGGGACGCTCACCTCGACGACCGGCGCGCTCGCCGCCGACGGGGCGGCGCAGATCGCCGGTGTCGAAGCGGCGGTGCGGGCCATCAACGAGGCCGGCGGTGTGGCCGGCAGCGCGGTGCGGGTCTTCCATCGCGATGTCGGCGATCCGGCGACGGCGACGCTCGAAACCTCGTTCGCCGAGCTGACCGCCAAGGGCGTCGACGTCGTCATCGGACCCGCCGACGCGAGCCTGCTCGCCCGAACCCTGCCGCTCGCGGCCGCGGCGCGCGTCGCCGTGCTGTCGCTCACCTCCGCCGCCGAGACGGACGACGAGGCGGACCCGTCGGCACCTGTGGTCCGTGTCCTGCCGGGCCCATCCGTGGCCGGCGACGCCGTGGCCGTCGAGCTGGGGGACGACACCGCGGTGCTCGTGCCCGTTGATGATCGTGGCGCGGAATTGGTCGAAGGTGCGGTCACCGCCCGCGGTGCGCTCGGAGTCGACGCCGACGCTTCGACCGTTGTCGAGATGACTCGCGGGCCCGCCCGGATCGCGTCGCAGTCGGCCGACGCCGACACCGTCGTCGTCGCCGGGGACGCTGCCGACGACATCGCGGGTGCCGTCGCATCCCTCCTCGCCGCAGGGGTCCCGTCGTCGCGCATCCTGATCGCCGGCGCGGTGCCCGATCTCACCGCCGTCGCCGCGGCGGCGGAGGGGGTGCGGATCCTCGGCTCGGGATCGGTGCCGAACGACGCCTTCGGTGCGACCCTGCTGGCCATGGATCCCGCGCTGTCCTCGTCTGCGCTGTCCTCGATTGCGGTGACCTCGACCGCGCTCGCGGCGGAGGCGTACGACGCCACCGTCCTCGCGGCGCTCGCCGCCGTCACCGCCGGCGACGACGGCGGAGAGTCCGTCGTCGCCGCGCTCCCCGCCGCCTCGACGACGTGGATTCCGTGCGCAAGCTACGCCGAGTGCCTGTCCGTCCTGCAGACCGAGGACGACATCGACTACCAGGGCGTCTCCGGCCCGTTCGACTTCGACGAGCAGGGCCGCGCCTCGAGTGCGGCGCTGCCCCTGTTCACTGTGGCAGCCGACGGTCGGCCGGTCTACGAGCGCGCCGTCCTCGTACGTGCCGCGTCGTCCATGTAG
- the rarD gene encoding EamA family transporter RarD gives MSSAPTPSVKAHPSRTAGLLAAFGAHSLWGLFPLYFLALTPAGPFEIVGWRVLFALAFCVILLTVTRSWSRLIAIVRRPRTVLIMGAAGVLIFFNWLIYLYATLTGQVVEASLGYFINPIVTVFLGVVVLRERLRPLQWVAVGISVVAVLVLAIGHGTVPWIALALAFTFGLYGLVKNRVGGTVDAVSGLTLETAWVSPLAAVVLAIVASTSGLVFGSAGAFNTVAILAAGAVTAVPLLLFASAASRLPLTYMGLVQYVTPVLQFLIGTLLLGEDMPPERLFGFALVWVALILLSTDAITAGRRARRPPTEPTP, from the coding sequence GTGAGCAGTGCGCCGACCCCGTCCGTCAAGGCGCACCCCTCGCGCACCGCGGGCCTTCTCGCCGCCTTCGGCGCCCACTCCCTCTGGGGTCTCTTCCCCCTCTACTTCCTCGCACTGACTCCGGCCGGGCCGTTCGAGATCGTCGGATGGCGGGTGCTCTTCGCACTCGCCTTCTGCGTCATCCTGCTCACCGTCACCCGGTCGTGGTCGCGGTTGATCGCGATCGTGCGCCGCCCCCGCACCGTGCTGATCATGGGTGCCGCGGGCGTGCTCATCTTCTTCAACTGGCTGATCTACCTCTACGCGACCCTCACCGGGCAGGTCGTCGAAGCATCGCTCGGCTACTTCATCAACCCCATCGTGACGGTGTTCCTCGGGGTGGTCGTGCTGCGCGAACGGCTGCGGCCCCTGCAATGGGTCGCCGTCGGGATCAGCGTCGTCGCGGTCCTCGTCCTCGCCATCGGGCACGGCACCGTGCCGTGGATCGCGTTGGCTCTCGCCTTCACGTTCGGCCTGTACGGCCTCGTCAAGAACCGGGTCGGCGGCACCGTCGACGCCGTCAGCGGGCTGACGCTCGAGACGGCGTGGGTGTCGCCGCTCGCCGCGGTGGTGCTCGCCATCGTGGCGAGCACGAGCGGCCTGGTGTTCGGCAGCGCCGGGGCGTTCAACACGGTGGCGATCCTGGCGGCCGGCGCGGTGACGGCGGTGCCGCTCCTGCTCTTCGCGAGCGCCGCGTCGCGGCTGCCGCTCACCTACATGGGCCTCGTGCAGTACGTCACCCCCGTCCTGCAGTTCCTCATCGGCACGCTCCTCCTCGGAGAGGACATGCCGCCCGAGCGGCTGTTCGGCTTCGCGCTCGTGTGGGTCGCCCTCATCCTGCTCTCGACCGACGCGATCACCGCGGGCCGCCGCGCACGCCGCCCGCCCACCGAACCCACGCCCTGA
- the groES gene encoding co-chaperone GroES, whose protein sequence is MSVSIKPLEDRIVIKQVEAEQTTASGLVIPDTAKEKPQEGEVVAVGPGRIDDNGNRVPLDVAVGDRVIYSKYGGTEVKFGGDDFLVLSARDVLAVVVR, encoded by the coding sequence GTGTCGGTTTCCATCAAGCCGCTCGAAGATCGCATCGTCATCAAGCAGGTCGAAGCCGAGCAGACCACTGCCTCGGGCCTCGTGATCCCCGACACCGCCAAGGAGAAGCCCCAGGAGGGCGAGGTCGTGGCGGTCGGCCCCGGTCGCATCGACGACAACGGCAACCGCGTCCCGCTCGACGTCGCCGTCGGCGACCGCGTGATCTACTCCAAGTACGGTGGCACCGAGGTCAAGTTCGGCGGAGACGACTTCCTCGTCCTGTCGGCCCGCGACGTGCTCGCGGTCGTCGTCCGCTGA
- a CDS encoding class I SAM-dependent methyltransferase, with protein sequence MLADEARELLSTDGLRLLDQVGPYRSGADVLRESARLRKAGHSPALVAAVLTQARLRERAAAKFGPFATRMLFTEAGLEQATRLQLAALHAGRFRSIGAQRVADLGCGIGGDAMALAALDLAVTAVDRDEVTAAFAAYNLAPFPNAEVRCESAESTDLDAVDAVFLDPARRSAGHSSSTRLKPTDWSPSLDFAFQLGDRLPVGVKLGPGMDRDLIPPISEAQWITVDGDTAELVVWLGGAARPGIGRSALVIANGESIELVAPADSEDPDTVPLGAYLHEPAGSVIRARLIGDLARRLDAGRVHPEIAYLTGDRPSPDPLAASFAVREVWPIDERSIARELRRLEIGTLEIKKRGVDIDPAQFRKRLGLRGPEKAVLILTRVGERRVAILADRLQPAPAQ encoded by the coding sequence ATGCTGGCCGACGAAGCGCGTGAACTGCTCTCCACCGACGGGTTGCGACTGCTCGACCAGGTCGGGCCGTACCGTTCCGGCGCGGACGTGTTGCGCGAGAGCGCGCGACTGCGCAAGGCGGGGCACTCTCCCGCGCTCGTCGCGGCCGTGCTCACCCAGGCGCGACTGCGCGAGCGCGCCGCCGCGAAGTTCGGGCCGTTCGCAACCCGGATGCTGTTCACCGAGGCGGGGCTCGAGCAGGCCACCCGTCTGCAGTTGGCGGCGCTGCACGCGGGCCGGTTCCGCTCGATCGGCGCGCAGCGGGTCGCGGACCTCGGGTGCGGTATCGGCGGCGACGCGATGGCACTCGCCGCGCTCGACCTCGCGGTGACCGCTGTCGACCGCGACGAGGTGACGGCCGCGTTCGCCGCGTACAACCTCGCCCCGTTCCCGAACGCGGAGGTCCGGTGCGAGAGCGCGGAGAGCACCGATCTCGACGCGGTGGACGCCGTCTTCCTCGACCCTGCCCGCCGCTCCGCGGGCCACTCCTCGAGTACCCGCCTGAAGCCCACCGACTGGTCGCCGTCGCTCGACTTCGCCTTCCAGCTCGGCGACCGCCTGCCGGTTGGCGTGAAGCTCGGGCCCGGCATGGACCGCGACCTCATCCCGCCCATCAGCGAGGCGCAATGGATCACGGTCGACGGCGACACCGCTGAGCTCGTGGTCTGGCTGGGTGGCGCGGCCCGACCGGGCATCGGCCGATCCGCGCTGGTGATCGCGAACGGCGAGTCGATCGAGCTGGTCGCCCCCGCCGACAGCGAGGACCCCGACACGGTCCCTCTCGGCGCCTACCTGCACGAACCCGCCGGATCGGTGATCCGCGCACGTCTGATCGGCGATCTCGCGCGTCGACTGGACGCCGGGCGGGTGCATCCCGAGATCGCCTATCTCACCGGCGACCGGCCGAGTCCCGACCCGCTCGCCGCCAGCTTCGCCGTGCGCGAGGTCTGGCCGATCGACGAGCGCAGCATCGCGCGGGAGCTGCGCCGCCTCGAGATCGGCACCCTCGAGATCAAGAAGCGCGGAGTCGACATCGATCCGGCCCAGTTCCGCAAGCGGCTCGGTCTCCGCGGCCCCGAGAAGGCGGTCCTGATCCTCACCCGGGTCGGCGAGCGCCGGGTCGCGATCCTCGCCGACCGGCTGCAACCGGCACCCGCTCAGTAG
- a CDS encoding DUF4190 domain-containing protein, which yields MSGTVPEGHGAQPAPAGQAQTPPLQYQAAPSPQPQYQAAPYPQPQYSQYGQPQYQPPRGLSIASMVLGIVGLVAGWFLLGVPSIVGVILGHMGLRREPAGRPFAVTGLVTGYIGIAFGVIGAIVLVASFVIPFLILGGVAAGSATY from the coding sequence ATGTCCGGCACCGTTCCCGAAGGCCACGGCGCGCAGCCCGCACCGGCAGGGCAGGCCCAGACTCCGCCGCTCCAGTACCAGGCAGCACCGTCCCCGCAGCCGCAATATCAGGCTGCGCCGTACCCGCAGCCGCAGTATTCGCAGTACGGCCAGCCGCAGTACCAGCCGCCGCGCGGTCTCAGCATCGCGTCGATGGTGCTCGGCATCGTCGGGCTGGTCGCCGGCTGGTTCCTGCTCGGCGTTCCGTCGATCGTTGGAGTGATCCTCGGTCACATGGGTCTGCGCCGCGAACCGGCCGGGCGTCCGTTCGCCGTGACGGGACTCGTCACCGGGTACATCGGAATCGCCTTCGGTGTGATCGGCGCCATCGTTCTGGTCGCCTCCTTCGTGATCCCGTTCCTCATCCTCGGCGGGGTCGCCGCGGGGAGCGCGACCTACTGA
- a CDS encoding DUF4190 domain-containing protein — protein MSDPASPDGAAGQQWPTAPSAFPAPPPDTEDSANADEAPALGAEPPVVDPPAAPPRKPADPVAVLALIAGVLLLSVAALVLGYWANARIRRRDSGGARLARAAVILGWAGLAVSVVFWILYFAVLAPAVTLPG, from the coding sequence TTGAGCGATCCCGCATCGCCAGACGGGGCGGCCGGTCAGCAGTGGCCGACCGCCCCGTCGGCGTTTCCCGCCCCGCCGCCGGACACCGAGGACTCCGCGAACGCGGATGAGGCCCCCGCGCTCGGCGCTGAACCGCCCGTCGTCGACCCGCCCGCCGCCCCGCCGAGGAAGCCCGCCGACCCGGTCGCGGTGCTCGCCCTCATCGCGGGTGTGCTGCTTCTCAGCGTCGCCGCCCTCGTGCTCGGCTACTGGGCGAACGCCCGCATCCGCCGGCGCGACTCGGGTGGGGCGCGGCTCGCTCGAGCGGCCGTCATCCTCGGATGGGCGGGACTCGCTGTCTCGGTCGTCTTCTGGATCCTCTACTTCGCGGTGCTCGCACCGGCGGTGACCCTGCCGGGCTGA
- a CDS encoding DUF4190 domain-containing protein gives MSDQTPPPPPPEDPYAAPSSPAYSQQPYAQQPYSGTPAAPAKTPILSILSMIGGILGVVGGLGVFWIPVAGPILQLWFPAAAVVLGFLGKRKEPQAKGFWLTGIITGFVGLLLFLIGILITVFFFVTISSYDGSYNYEY, from the coding sequence GTGTCTGACCAGACCCCGCCTCCGCCGCCGCCGGAAGACCCGTACGCCGCGCCGAGCAGCCCGGCCTACTCGCAGCAGCCGTACGCCCAGCAGCCCTACTCGGGTACGCCGGCTGCGCCCGCCAAGACCCCGATCCTCAGCATCCTGTCGATGATCGGCGGCATCCTCGGTGTCGTCGGCGGGCTCGGCGTCTTCTGGATCCCGGTGGCCGGCCCCATCCTGCAGCTGTGGTTCCCGGCCGCCGCCGTTGTGCTCGGCTTCCTCGGCAAGCGCAAGGAACCGCAGGCCAAGGGCTTCTGGCTCACCGGCATCATCACCGGCTTCGTCGGACTCCTGCTGTTCCTGATCGGAATCCTGATCACCGTCTTCTTCTTCGTCACCATCTCGAGCTACGACGGCTCGTACAACTACGAGTATTGA
- a CDS encoding DUF4190 domain-containing protein, with protein sequence MTDPGYSAQPTSYSSAPAPAPWNVLSIVAFVLSLLGFTVVAIILGHIGLSQIKKTGQQGRGFGIAALIIGYVTLVLGIIAVAIIVPLIIASAQYAPTSY encoded by the coding sequence ATGACCGATCCGGGTTACTCGGCGCAGCCGACCTCGTACAGCTCGGCCCCCGCCCCGGCACCCTGGAACGTGCTCAGCATCGTCGCCTTCGTGCTGTCGCTGCTCGGCTTCACCGTGGTCGCGATCATCCTCGGCCACATTGGACTGTCGCAGATCAAGAAGACCGGTCAGCAGGGCCGCGGCTTCGGTATCGCGGCGCTCATCATCGGATACGTGACCCTGGTCCTCGGCATCATCGCCGTCGCCATCATCGTGCCGCTCATCATCGCGAGCGCCCAGTACGCCCCGACGAGTTACTGA
- the tsaD gene encoding tRNA (adenosine(37)-N6)-threonylcarbamoyltransferase complex transferase subunit TsaD — protein MSEPLVLGIETSCDETGVGIVRGRTVLANRISSSMEEHARYGGVVPEVAARAHLEAIEPTLRLALDDAGVGLDELDALAVTAGPGLSGALMVGIGAAKGLANATGLPLYGVNHLVGHVGADSLRAPGEAPSEAVDEPTIALLVSGGHTSLLLVRDLIDDVELLGETIDDAAGEAFDKVARLLGLPYPGGPEIDRAAALGDPRAIRFPRGLTKPADLERHRYDFSFSGLKTAVARWVERTADEGTPVPVADVAASFREAVADVLLTKALAACADTGIPRLLLGGGVVANARIRALAEERSAAAGVALRIPPLPLCTDNGAMIAAVGAQLVEAGRVPSGPGFGADSTLPVTEVLVA, from the coding sequence ATGAGTGAACCGCTCGTCCTCGGCATCGAGACCTCGTGCGACGAGACCGGTGTCGGCATCGTGCGCGGGCGGACCGTGCTCGCCAACCGCATCTCCTCCTCGATGGAGGAGCACGCGCGGTACGGCGGCGTCGTGCCCGAGGTCGCCGCCCGCGCCCACCTGGAGGCCATCGAACCCACCCTGCGCCTCGCCCTCGACGACGCAGGGGTCGGCCTCGACGAGCTCGACGCCCTCGCGGTGACCGCCGGGCCTGGTCTCTCCGGCGCCCTCATGGTCGGCATCGGCGCCGCGAAGGGGTTGGCGAACGCGACGGGGCTGCCGCTCTACGGCGTCAACCACCTGGTGGGCCACGTCGGGGCGGACAGCCTCCGCGCACCCGGCGAGGCTCCGAGCGAGGCCGTCGACGAGCCGACCATCGCGCTGCTCGTCTCGGGCGGGCACACCTCGCTGCTGCTCGTGCGCGACCTCATCGACGACGTCGAACTGCTCGGCGAGACCATCGACGACGCCGCGGGGGAAGCGTTCGACAAGGTCGCGCGCCTGCTCGGGCTGCCCTATCCCGGCGGACCCGAGATCGATCGCGCCGCCGCTCTCGGCGACCCGCGGGCGATCCGCTTCCCGCGCGGACTCACCAAGCCCGCCGATCTCGAGCGGCACCGCTACGACTTCTCCTTCTCGGGGCTGAAGACCGCCGTGGCCCGGTGGGTGGAGCGCACCGCCGATGAGGGGACGCCGGTCCCGGTCGCAGACGTCGCCGCGAGCTTCCGCGAGGCGGTCGCCGACGTCCTCCTCACCAAGGCGCTCGCCGCCTGCGCCGACACCGGCATCCCACGCCTCCTCCTCGGCGGTGGAGTCGTCGCCAACGCGCGCATCCGCGCGCTCGCCGAGGAGCGCTCCGCGGCGGCGGGGGTCGCGTTGCGCATCCCGCCGCTGCCGCTCTGCACCGACAACGGGGCGATGATCGCCGCCGTCGGGGCGCAGCTGGTCGAGGCGGGTCGCGTTCCGTCGGGGCCCGGTTTCGGCGCCGACTCGACGCTGCCCGTGACCGAGGTCCTCGTCGCCTGA
- the rimI gene encoding ribosomal protein S18-alanine N-acetyltransferase: protein MTWQLRRAGEGDLDAIMAIETATFPTDAWSETLMRQELAGAHSYYLVAETVDAPHEIVAYAGLMAPHGSGDADVQTLAVRGDVRRAGLGRTLLLALIAEAGRRGAQQVFLEVRADNPPARALYEANGFEAIGVRPRYYQPDGVDAVVMRRVATAPRTAPAGDAHE, encoded by the coding sequence ATGACCTGGCAGCTGCGTCGCGCGGGGGAGGGCGACCTCGACGCGATCATGGCGATCGAGACGGCGACGTTCCCGACCGACGCCTGGTCGGAGACCCTCATGCGACAGGAACTCGCGGGAGCGCATTCGTACTACCTCGTCGCCGAGACGGTCGATGCGCCCCACGAGATCGTCGCGTACGCGGGCCTGATGGCGCCGCACGGCAGTGGCGACGCCGACGTGCAGACCCTTGCGGTGCGCGGCGATGTCCGCCGCGCCGGGCTCGGACGCACGCTGCTGCTGGCGCTCATCGCCGAAGCGGGGCGCAGGGGAGCGCAGCAGGTGTTCCTCGAGGTCCGCGCCGACAACCCTCCCGCTCGGGCCCTCTACGAGGCCAACGGCTTCGAGGCGATCGGCGTCCGCCCCCGGTACTACCAGCCCGACGGGGTCGACGCGGTCGTCATGCGCCGCGTCGCCACCGCGCCCCGCACCGCACCCGCAGGAGACGCGCATGAGTGA
- the tsaB gene encoding tRNA (adenosine(37)-N6)-threonylcarbamoyltransferase complex dimerization subunit type 1 TsaB — translation MLLAIDSSAGTSVAVVDHEFGILAERTEPDPMRHAEVVGELIAAVLAESGASPAALSAVAIGTGPGPFTGLRVGMAAGRAFAFGAGTPLIGVVSHDAIAAAHYSAGGWGDVLVVTDARRRERYWSRYAGLDEAGLPRRVEGPALARPDDLPAAARRIDATSVSAASLGVLAERLRRSGRATPVEPLYLRSPDVTLSAPKRVS, via the coding sequence GTGCTTCTCGCGATCGACAGTTCGGCCGGCACGAGTGTCGCCGTCGTCGACCACGAGTTCGGGATCCTCGCCGAGCGCACCGAACCCGACCCCATGCGCCACGCCGAGGTGGTCGGCGAACTGATCGCCGCCGTCCTCGCCGAATCGGGCGCGTCGCCCGCCGCGCTCTCGGCCGTGGCGATCGGCACCGGGCCCGGGCCGTTCACCGGCCTGCGGGTCGGGATGGCCGCCGGGCGCGCCTTCGCGTTCGGCGCCGGCACCCCGCTCATCGGCGTCGTCAGCCACGACGCCATCGCGGCGGCCCACTACTCCGCGGGCGGATGGGGCGACGTGCTCGTCGTCACCGACGCCCGCCGCCGCGAGCGCTACTGGTCGCGCTACGCCGGACTCGACGAGGCGGGACTGCCGCGACGCGTCGAGGGCCCCGCGCTGGCGCGACCGGACGACCTCCCCGCCGCCGCGCGCCGGATCGATGCGACCTCCGTCTCGGCGGCGAGTCTCGGTGTGCTCGCCGAGCGGCTCCGCCGATCGGGACGGGCGACCCCGGTCGAGCCGCTCTACCTGCGGTCACCCGATGTCACCCTCTCCGCACCGAAGCGGGTGTCATGA
- the tsaE gene encoding tRNA (adenosine(37)-N6)-threonylcarbamoyltransferase complex ATPase subunit type 1 TsaE, with protein sequence MRSVIEVSTPDDMHEIGVRLGRMLRAGDLVLLTGPLGAGKTTLTRGIGEGMGVRGPVTSPTFVLARTHPSLVGGPALVHVDAYRLGSAVELDDLDLDYAGSVVVAEWAADYAPDDAGSVLAITIERPLGAGSAATGDERGADGGADDDAADEPVETRLLRIDASEPRWSAEEIGALH encoded by the coding sequence ATGAGAAGCGTCATCGAGGTCTCGACGCCGGACGACATGCACGAGATCGGGGTGCGGCTCGGCCGGATGCTGCGCGCCGGCGACCTGGTGCTGCTCACCGGGCCGCTCGGCGCGGGCAAGACCACCCTCACGCGCGGCATCGGCGAGGGCATGGGCGTGCGCGGTCCGGTGACGAGCCCCACCTTCGTGCTCGCGCGCACCCACCCCTCGCTCGTCGGGGGGCCCGCCCTCGTGCACGTCGACGCCTACCGGCTGGGCTCGGCGGTCGAGCTCGACGATCTCGACCTCGACTACGCCGGTTCGGTCGTCGTCGCCGAGTGGGCCGCAGACTACGCGCCCGATGATGCCGGCTCCGTCCTCGCGATCACCATCGAGCGTCCGCTGGGCGCCGGCTCCGCGGCCACCGGGGACGAGCGCGGCGCGGACGGCGGAGCGGACGACGACGCGGCCGACGAACCGGTCGAGACCCGCCTCCTGCGCATCGACGCCTCGGAGCCGCGGTGGAGTGCCGAGGAGATCGGCGCTCTACACTGA